Within Coffea arabica cultivar ET-39 chromosome 4e, Coffea Arabica ET-39 HiFi, whole genome shotgun sequence, the genomic segment TGTATTAGTTCTTAGACTTCCATGACTTTCTTGTCAAACGCTGTTTGGTGTCCAATCATTTCATGGTATTAGTTACCAAAATAGATCTATAAGATTCAGTTAATTGGATTGAACAAAGTTGTATTTCTGTGGTTGAGATGGTGGAAATTTTCAGTTGCATTTTTGCTATAGAAAGTGCTCGTTCCaagtataatttaatttcttattcaTAAGATCATCAGGCAAAGATGCACCTaatatttttctcttcttctgcaGTGCCGACAGAACACACTTGAAGAGGAAACTAGATCTTGAGTTCCAGCCAGAAGAAGAAGATTGATCGACTGATtcattgatgaacttggatacTTATCCACcataaggggaaaaaaaaagatttttttgacTAGCTGGTTATTATAGTGATATCGATGACTGCATGATACAGAGTGTGTTTGAACAGCTCATTTTTGGAAAACCAAACCCCcccaacaaagaaaaaaaagaaaaaaaatgtttctgACACATGTAACGAGAAAAGATTTTTGCTGATGGAATGAGTTTATGTAGTCCATGTGAAACAGGAAGATATCCATGGCAAAACGTGATTTCGTTAATTTATTTACTGCAACAGGTTTGTTCGATGTGAATGGAGATGATGGTTTTGTGAATGAGACGGGCAAACTGTTTACTTTGATCTTCTAGAACCCAACCAATATATTTGAGACTTGGATGGTTTACCATTCATCAAGCAAGAATGACTGATATATGCACAATAAAAGCTGCATGCACCTTCCAGTCTGATAATCAAACTAACAAGAGTTTCCAGTATatcctcaaatttttttttaatatataacaTTGACTCCGTTCATGTTGTTGTTCCCTCAACTTAACTTCAAGCAAGTTCTTTACATATTAAAACTTGTGTCTGCTGGAGGAATTTTCCTTCCTATCCATTAATAATTGGTTATCTTCAAAAGCTGAAAGAACCTATTAAGCGCACAAGCAACCTGATATGgatcatggcctttcacgttgCCTTTGAGTTTGTGCAAGATAATTGCTATCTCTTTGTTGCAAATTTTTATAGAATGCTGATGGATATGAATCCGAATTACCTTGCAAATGGAGTAAATTGATgccgaaaaaaaataaagtctcTTTAAATTATGCCCATAATCCATTATGCAGGTATGCCAAGAGATTTGCTTGCAATGCAATGAAACTAATCAAACATATCAACAGTTTTTAAAAGAGATTGGAAATGCAGAATATAAAAAACAGAGGCTGTATATGGAGAATAGGATCCCTTTTTATCGGATTACTTTATACTACCAGCACTCCACTGAAGAATGCTTCAGAAATTTTCTGCTAAAGATACCACCACCGATGGTGGCATAATATGGCTGAGCACAACTTTCTGTtattttgtaattctttcttGAAGGAAGGAGGATTTTCAACCATGATCAATAAACTACGAGACCATTTAGTTCTGCCTCTGCAAGCCTGTGGTGCAGAGCTGAACTAGAAACCTGAGAGTTTCAGTTGAGGGCCTTGTGAGCTTGCCTTTTGGTTTGTCATTGTTTCTAGGATGCATGCTTCCAAAATCTTGACCTTTGCATTAACCAATATTGCTCAAGAAGTGGTGCGGCTGCTATAACAGAACAAAGCCTGAAGCTTCAGGAGACAGTCTCTACAGGGATTATAGAATCGTGAACTCTTTCCAAGGCCTTCTTTGCCTAGGCATAAAGCAAGTTTATAAATAAAACAACTGCATAAGCAGATAAAGAACATGCAGAagaattccaatttcttctcAGAATTTAAGAGCTTAGAGGAATTCGAATAAAAGGATAGAATGCTTACTTCTTTTGCCCAGTTAGTGCGCCAGGTAATGATGAAAAGACACAGTACTTGGACAATCAGTGCACATATTATCCCCAACCAGAGGCCCTAAGACATCAATTTACACAAGGGTAGTGAGCAAGGATACAGAATTGGAGATAAATTGGAACTTGAAAGGGAAATTTTGCAAGCATTTACCTGTCCTCCGATGTGGAGAACAAACGCTATTAAGACAGCAGCAGGAATGCCCACAAGGTAATATGATCCAAGATTAATGAATGCACCAATCTTTTGCCAGCCGCATCCTCTAACAGTACCTGAACAATAACCACGTAAACTTATATTTCTAAGCACGATTAGCTAGTTAATGTTCTCTTTCTAAATTCTAAGCTCCCTTCTGCTGAGTTTATGATGTATAAAAAGTCCCTTCGTAAATTTGATGACCCCAAAAATTCAACAGACACACATTTTGTGGTTGAACAGCttgtatttttaatttttgcatgGAAGTGCACTATAGAAGGGGTTGTGCATGGGTTACTGTACTATAATTTTTACTGGCTACACAGTGCATTATCTTCCATGGATAGTTTGTGGTAATGATAAGGAGTGAAGTATCAGTAGTTTACCAGAGAGAACACACTGGAGCCCATCTAATATATTTGATGTTGCAAGTAATGGCACCATCCTTGCTACATAGTTTACCACTTCTTTCTCATTGCTAAAAGCATATCCCAAACCGTTACGTATCAAGATGAGGACTAATCCAACCAGAATGCCCACTGTTATGGCCATGAAAAAGACGACACACACTGCCAAACGTGCAGTTCTTGGATGACCAGCCCCCAGTTCATTTGACACCCGTGTACTGCATAAAAAACTCAGCAGGTTAAAAATGGACTATTAAGGAGGTACGATAACTTGGTCATGTTGGAAAGGGATCCTCAACTTATGAACAAGTGAACCCTGATAGAACAACACAATAAACATGTGAGGATGATTTTACCCGTATGAACAAAAATTATATGTTTTAGTCGTGTCTTTAACTGACCTCACAGCACAACTAAGTCCAAAAGGAATCATCCAAACAGTTGCAGCTGTATTAAGGCTGAAAATCAAAAGTTCAATCAGTAAGTGGTCACAATTCGCATGCATATTATCAggaaattgattcaatttcctGTCAATGAGAGACAAGAGATTTTATATAACGGGGTATGGGGGTGGGCATGAGTATTTCTTACCAGACGGAGAGCACTGAGGTTTCCAACTGTGGATTAGGAAGAAGGCCAGAAAGCAGAACTGTCATCTCAAATGACCAGTTCTCCAAACTGTTGAAAATTAAAGACGTGAACTGTGTCAATATTAACTTATATAATGAAGATACTAGTGGACGTACAAATGGAATAGGATTTGCTGATTCTCATGAGATGCGACTGTGAAACTTGAAAGTGTAAAAAGTTTACCAGATCATGATAGTTGAAGGGATTCCAAGTTTAAGGAAATTGGGAATATTATGCAGGGCTTCCTTCGAAAATCCAGTCCACGTTTTCTTACATGAAGTAGAGAATTTGACATAAAATGCAAGCAGAAGAAGGTTGATCCAATAAGAGATGCCATTCGCCAAAGCAGCTCCTTTGAAGCCAAGGTCAGACTTAAAAACCAGAAGCCAACAGACAAGGACGTGCAATAATGTTGTGATTCCAGAAGTTAACATCATTGGGAAGACAATGTTCTGGCTTTGTAAAAATCTCACATGACACTGAAGAAGGCCATACCCAAAAAGGCTTGGGATTATGAACTTGGCAAATACCCCAGCTTGGTCTGATATTTGAGGATCCTGGCCTAAAAACTTTAATATGTGACCAGTGTTTCCCCAGACCACTGCAAGAGGTATGCTTACGAGTAACACAACTATCATAGCTCTCTGCATATGGATACCCAGCATATGGTATTGCTTTGCCCCATATGATTGACCACAAAATGTATCCAATGCACTTGACATTCCCATCTGTTCAAAAGGGAAGCAGTCAGAGAAGCAAAATTACTTCAGAAGAAATCTATACTTAGAAGTTCATATCCAACTTCAAGAAAGCACTGAAGCATTGCACCATCACCTTAGATGGAAAATCATCAAAGTTAAACCACAGGGCCAGATTACCAAGAACACATCAGATTAACTACGCAAAGGTTTTACAGCATAGTTGCAATTATATAAGAAGCCAATAGCACAACGTATAGATTCTCGAAAATCATTTTAAGCATCGAAAATCCAGTCTTAACTCGCAGCGAACGAGCAAAAGATTAAATGTATCAAGACAAGTCGGTCAAAATCAAGTTAGACATTAATGAAATTCTCAAGTTTGCTCTATACAATCTTAAAGAACTATATTTAACATCCTGCTCTCGAAAGCATGTGCATCTTCAATGAAGAAAACTACAAACAGTCTTAAGATTCATCAGTGAATTAAGTAATGACGATCATGAGTGAATTGCCAACTGACCAGTAAGCTGAAACCGGTGACGGATGCAAAAGATGTGGCCATCGAAGCAGCAGATAGAGCTAATTCTCCAAGATGTCCCACAAACATCACAGAAATAATCTGTAAACTGAATTGTAAAAGGCTGACACAGATGAGAGGCCCCGCTAGCCATATCTGTTTCTTAACTTCTTCGACAATTTCTTTCTTGTTAAAACTATtttctttatcacacaatcctCCCTTCCACCCCACTTTTTCAGAGGTGTCAACCAATGGTGCACTCAGGATTGCTTGTTCTTCATGTTCTCTCtgcatttttcttcctttctttgaatgccttGTAAAAGGCTCAAACAGAACACACACAGAGAACAAAACTGAGTCACCCTCTGGACTCTGAGGCAGAGAGACAAAAATGGATTTGCCTTTGCTAGTTTGAAATTTGTAGCGGTGAATATTCTTCCTCCTTCTTGGACCcccaaaaaaagagagagagagagataaattCCTGGATGCCTATTCTCCCCACAGGGCACAGCTTCTTATTACAAGATATGCCCCTAATCTAGAAAAAAGTTTTTAACATGTCTGCCTATCCTCATATCTGTCTATCTAAAATAATCCTAATCTTGCTATCATTCCTCAAAATCTTTAACTTGATGGAAGAACACAAGGCTAAGTAGATGTAGATGCGCTGAAAGTCGATAATATGTAGAGTCTGGTTGTGTTTTAGAGGACAAGGACACGGAGCAgcaaaggggtaaaatggtaaTAGAGGAAACTCAAGCGATATACTACTACTATTCTGGGATACTGCGTGGAGGGGAATGGCGGCGTTCACAGATTGATTACACTTACAGGAAGGCAAGAAGACCAGAATTTTGGACTATTTGTCGCGTCACCTCTGACCACGGCAGTATTAAATCCTGTCATTAATTGACCATCCGTCACGAGCGTTTGTGGGAGCGGTGGGTTTGGTAATGAATCACATGTCCGAATCTGAAACAAGATCAAGAAGGCGCCTAAAGTTTACTTAGAGGTTAACGCCAACGAGAAAAACACACACGGTTTTAAGGCCAATctctgttttcaaactcggaccggaccggccggtcgaaccgggaaccggccaggtagTCGGTCCGAGTCACATTAAAAAACCGAAAATTTAAGACTcggtcaaagccggtcaaaaaccggatttgaccgggtttgaccgggaaaaaatcggtttttccggttcaacagtaattttttttaaaaaaaattcaaactttttaatattatgttttggccccctaaattgttaaaacttattgatatacctcaaatatttgatactttataaatgttgtcctaaaatttgatgttatttttcaattaaattcataattttaattctaaacttgttaatatttattaaataatataaattgctacttgattgttctaatttctttgtattttcttgttaaatatatttgaaacatcaaatatatatgaatatacctttattaatatcaatatattattagatattatatatataatattttaatttttaaataatttttatttatgacgtcatccgattcgacccctatcgacccccggtcgaacccattgacccctgacccctgacctcggccgagtcgctatccggtccggttctgaaaacatagagGCCAATAGTGAACCGAGTCCATGTACGTACAAAATTACAAATATTCTGTCAGGGACCTAGATGGAATCTGTCGTTTTATTCATTAGAGTGTGCGTTTCAGAAGTAAGCCAGAATAAGGCTCTGACCAAAACGGTGCCATTGGAATAATTCTGGCAGTTAGTTAGATTAGTTCATTCTGTTAGTTCACGTTGGATTAGTTTCCTCCTATTAGTCACGTTATAAATAGCAAGCTTGTAACAGAATCAATACGGAAAGAAATACAGATTCATTAATTCCCCCCTCTTGCTTTTGTCTATCCTCTCTCCTGCATCTCTCTCATTCTGTTTCCCTAAAATAATCTTCCTCAGCTCACTCTCCTTCTCTGTAGCTCGCAAGCACAAACCCAGGACCCTGacatctggtatcagagcagCCGATCCTTGGCTGCATTAGATACTTGAAATGGCGGAGAACACTAGGTATCGGTCTTTGGAAGATCAGCTCAAGAAGTAAGATGGTTGCTTACAGGAGGTGGTGGAATCGATGGCCGATATGCAGGCCGCTTGCCAACAGAGGTTTTAGGAGGAACTAGAGCAGAAAAGCTCGCGATTGGAAGCACTGGTAGGAAACTTGAATTAGAGGTTCGACTCGATTGAGCAGAAGTTCAATAGCTTGCTGAATGTGATGATGAAGGAAAAAGGCTGCTCAGAACCGGAATCGAGGATCTCAGAACCGCTGTTGCCAACTCCACCTCCGCATATGAAGCTCGGAAATCAGAATGGTGTTCACTTAGCTCCACCAGAGATCAGGGGTAAGCATTTCAACCCTATTTTTGCCAAAATTGGAAATGCCTATGTTTGCTGCTGGTAACCCTAGGGAGTGGCTTGGAAAATGCCAGAAATACTTCCTGAACTACCAAATTCCTAATAATCAAAAAGTAGAAATGGTAGAAATGTTCTTGGAGGGGAAGGCCGACAACtggtttcaagaagtgaaactCGAAAGACCTAACCTCTCCTGGACAGAGTTTAGTGACCTGTTGTGTGAGAGATTTGCCAGTAAGGCTTCTCGAGATGTGGTGGAGGAATTCAATAAACTACAACAAAGAGGAACAGTAGAGgaatatgaagagaaattcGAGGAGCTAAAGACTCTCATGGTACTTAGAAATCCTAAACTGGACGAGCTTTATTTTGTCTCCAGTTTCATCAGTGGCTTGAAAGAGGAAATTAGGCCAATGGTGAAGATGTTTAAGCCACAAACACTATCAAAGGCCTTCGAGATAGCTGAACTACAAGAGTGTTCCTTAGAAGTGCAGGCGAAACAATCACGAAGTACTAGTAAAACTATATTGGAGTCCAGATTTGGAATGTTTAAGAATCAGCCTAATAATCAGAAGTCCCCCAGTTCCTATCGTATCCCTGCAATTACTCCAAACACCAATAAGCAGGAAAATGTGGCTAGAGAGTTTTATAAAATTTCTGCAGAGGAAATACAATATAGGCGCAAAACATGACCTGTGCTATAGGTGTGGTGACAAGTTTGGGACAGGTAATCGTTGTAAGTCAGGGAGCTTGAACTGCATTGATATGGAAGACGGAAATGAAACGAACTTTGAGGATGCTGAAGGGGAACAGGACGAAAGCACTGGAAAAGTAGCGGAACTAGCTGAGGTTTCACTGAATGCTCTAAATGGAGCCATGAGCAGGAAATCTATTATCCTGCTAGGTAATATGGAAGGGTTACCAATAAAGATCTTGGTGGACACTAGAGCTTCAAACAGCTTCATTCACTTTGGGTTGGTTAAATCCTTATACTTACCTCATCAAGAGGTTACTCTTTTCACAGTAACCTTAGCAGATGGTACGGATATTACTAGTGGTGCAGTTTGTCCAAGAGTAAGATGGCTAATAAAGGACTATCAGTTCCAGTTTGACTTGATTGTAATGGATTTAGGGAATTGGGATATTATTTTGGGGGTGGATTGGATGTACCAATTTAGTCCCGTTACGTTTGACTTTCATAGTCTCAGCATTGCTCTCAGTAGTAGTGGAAGTTTGCTGCACCTACAGGGGCTTATCAACCAACCGGTGATGGAGCTGGTAAGAGGTAATGACCTCAGGTCCTTCATACAAGAGAAGCACAGGAATTGTGCTGCTTTACAAGCCGAATCACCGGAGCACCAGCAAGGAGATATCCCTGAGCAAGTAGAAAGGGTATTGCAATAGTACTCGCAAGTATTCGCTACTCCAACCGGTCTACCCCCAAAAAGAGAGCTAGACCACCAAATTACTCTCAAACCTGGAGCGGAACCCTTCAAACTAAAACCTTACAGGTACCCTCACGCCCATAAAATCGAAATCGAGAAGCAAGTGGCTGAGATGCTTTTTAGTGGTATTGTTACTTACAGTAGTAGCCCCTTCGCCTCTCCTATTTTACTGGTCAAAAAGAAAGACAACTCATGGAGGTTATGTGTGGATTACCGGAAGCTAAAGGAGCTGACTATTAAAGACAAGTTTCCCATACCGAATATTGATAAACTACTGAATGAGTTGCATGGGACAAAATACATGTCTAAGCTGGACCTTAGAGTTGGTTACCATCAACTAAGGGTTAGGCAATTAATACACATAAAATTGCCTTCCAGACACACCATGGTCATTTCGAATTTTTAGTCATGTCATTTGGGTTAACGAATGCTCCAGCTACCTTCCAGACCCTGATGAATCTAATTTTTCAGCCATATATGAGGAAATTTGTGTTAGTATTTTTTGATGACATCCTAGTCTACAGCCCCACCCTTGAAATACACATTCAACATCTCCAAATCATCCTTGGGGTCCTGGCAGACAACCAGCTATACTGCAAAAGATCTAAGCGTTCATTTGCCATACTTCTGTGAAATATTTGGGACATGTGATATTTGAAAAAGGAGTGAGCATGGACAAGTCTAAGGTAGAATGCATACTCTCTTGGCCCTCCCCCAATACGGTGAAAGAATTGAAAGGATTTTTTGGATTAATAGGGTACTACAGAAGATTCATTAAAGGATATGGGGTAATCAGTAAACCTTTGACACAATTGTTGAAGAAGGAAGGGTTTGCATGGAATTTTGAACTCAGATAGCCTTTGAAGATTTAAAGAAGGCCATAATGACAGCTCCAGTACTGAGCATGCCAAACTTTGAGATTCCTTTCGTTATTGAGACTGATGCTTGTGGAGTGGgtattggtgaagttttgatgcAACAAGGGCATTCCATAGCATTCCTTAGCAAAGCTCTAGCAAACCAAAACCTGGGAATGTCGGTATATGAAAAGGAGCTCTTTGCGTTGGTGCTGGCCATCACCAAATGGAAACATTATCTAGTTGGTCATCGCTTCATCATCCGAACAGATCACCAGACTCTCAAATACTTACTCAAACAGAGACTCACACATCCGTTACAGCACAAATGACTGACCAAGTTGTTAGGCTTGGATTACGAGATCCAATCTAAGAAAGGCATTGACAATGGGGTGGCGGACGCATTATCTATTAAAAGGATAGTGGACAGCAGTGAGAGATGTTCAACCAAGTGCGGTACTCTGAATGCTATCTCATAAGCGCAACTAGCTTGGATACAGGAGCTATTAAACAGCTATGTAGGGGACGATATGGCTCAAGAACTTATTCCCCAGCTATTGCTGGATCCTTCCTCCAACTCTGACTGTCAATTGGACAAGGGTCTGCTGAAGTTCAAAGGTAAATTGTATATGAGGACTTCTAAGGGGATCAGGGGTAACCTTATCAAGGCATTGCACGCGTCTGTCATTGGGGGACACTCCGGCCAAGGAGGGTGTCTATAAAGGGTGCAAGCACTGTTTCACTGGCCGGGAATCAAGAAGGATGTCATGCAGTTTGTGAGATCTTGCGACGTGTGCCAAAGAAGTAAGTACGAAAATGTCCCTTACCCCGAGTTGTTGCAACCACTCCCAGTTCCTCAGCATGCATGGTCCCAAATAACCATGAATCTTATTGAATAGTTACCTTTATCTCATGGGTTTGATACTATATTCGTGGTAGTAGATCGTTTCACTAAGTTCAGCCATTTTAGGCGACTTTCGCACCCTTATTCAGCTCAACATGTAGCTATGATTTTCCTTGATAATGTGTATAAGCTTCATGGTTTACCTGAAGTTATAATTTCAGACCGAGACAAGGTGTTTCTCAGTGGGTTCTGGCAGGAAATATTCAAGTTGTTGGGAACTAAACTTCATTATAGCTCCTCCTATCATCTACAGTCGGATGGGCAAAGTGAGAAAGTTAACCAATGCCTGGAAACGTACTTAAGATGTATGTGTAGTGAGTATCCAACGCAGTGGAGTGTGTGGTTGTCCACAGCTGAGTTCTGGTACAACACCAACTTCCATACCAGTTTACAACTCTCCCCCTTTGAGGCATTATACGGGTACAAGCCAACTCATATTCCTTTGGGACCCTTCCATGATAGTGTGATACCTGCTGCAACTGATATGGTGCAGGAAAGACTATAAATCACATCACAGATcaagaaaaatttggccaagACTCAGAACTGGATGAAGCACTACGCTGATAAACACAGGACAGAAAGGACTTTGCAAGTGGAAGAATGGATTTTCCTAAAGTTGCAGCCTTATATGCAGTAAACTGTAGCTATCAGAAGAAACTTAAAGCTGTCGGCCAAATACTTTGGGCCTTTTCAAGTCATTGAGAAGGTGGGGGCAGTAGCCTATAAGTTACAATTATCACCTGGAGCTAGAGTTCATCCGGTATTTCATGCTTCACTTCTTAAGAAGAAAGTTCGTGACACTC encodes:
- the LOC113741230 gene encoding protein DETOXIFICATION 16 isoform X2, with the protein product MQREHEEQAILSAPLVDTSEKVGWKGGLCDKENSFNKKEIVEEVKKQIWLAGPLICVSLLQFSLQIISVMFVGHLGELALSAASMATSFASVTGFSLLMGMSSALDTFCGQSYGAKQYHMLGIHMQRAMIVVLLVSIPLAVVWGNTGHILKFLGQDPQISDQAGVFAKFIIPSLFGYGLLQCHVRFLQSQNIVFPMMLTSGITTLLHVLVCWLLVFKSDLGFKGAALANGISYWINLLLLAFYVKFSTSCKKTWTGFSKEALHNIPNFLKLGIPSTIMICLENWSFEMTVLLSGLLPNPQLETSVLSVCLNTAATVWMIPFGLSCAVSTRVSNELGAGHPRTARLAVCVVFFMAITVGILVGLVLILIRNGLGYAFSNEKEVVNYVARMVPLLATSNILDGLQCVLSGTVRGCGWQKIGAFINLGSYYLVGIPAAVLIAFVLHIGGQGLWLGIICALIVQVLCLFIITWRTNWAKEAKKALERVHDSIIPVETVS
- the LOC113741230 gene encoding protein DETOXIFICATION 16 isoform X1, which gives rise to MQREHEEQAILSAPLVDTSEKVGWKGGLCDKENSFNKKEIVEEVKKQIWLAGPLICVSLLQFSLQIISVMFVGHLGELALSAASMATSFASVTGFSLLMGMSSALDTFCGQSYGAKQYHMLGIHMQRAMIVVLLVSIPLAVVWGNTGHILKFLGQDPQISDQAGVFAKFIIPSLFGYGLLQCHVRFLQSQNIVFPMMLTSGITTLLHVLVCWLLVFKSDLGFKGAALANGISYWINLLLLAFYVKFSTSCKKTWTGFSKEALHNIPNFLKLGIPSTIMICLENWSFEMTVLLSGLLPNPQLETSVLSVCLNTAATVWMIPFGLSCAVRSVKDTTKTYNFCSYGTRVSNELGAGHPRTARLAVCVVFFMAITVGILVGLVLILIRNGLGYAFSNEKEVVNYVARMVPLLATSNILDGLQCVLSGTVRGCGWQKIGAFINLGSYYLVGIPAAVLIAFVLHIGGQGLWLGIICALIVQVLCLFIITWRTNWAKEAKKALERVHDSIIPVETVS